The sequence below is a genomic window from Wyeomyia smithii strain HCP4-BCI-WySm-NY-G18 chromosome 1, ASM2978416v1, whole genome shotgun sequence.
GAGATTGACCTGCAAAGGAGAGACGTTATTCGAGAGTCATGCAAATGTGTCCTCCCAGGAAGGATATCTTACCAGTCCTTCAAGAGACAAAACAATGCCTTCATGCTTAATCTCAGAAGAGCAAACAATCTGCAGTACTCCGCTAATAGTTTCCTGTTTTGGAGAATAAGTGTTATTTATTAGCCAAACTATTATTAATGAAAGCTGAAAGAACAGTTTTGATTTTACAATTTCAGATTTATAGATATACTAAATATTGAGCCATTTCAaatgaattttgaaaattcaCGATGTTTGAAATTTCCGCATTTTTTACCAATTAAAAGTTATAGGTTCCGGCAGTTGAGTTGCTACATTACTTCAACAGTCATTATCACGTCACATACAAAACTGCGTTGGACGACCCCTTGTCGCTTTATTTACATTGTGTTTTAGGTGTCGAGGAAAAATGGATCTCGAACAAAAGTTCTGTGGTTTTCTCGTTTCGAGCTAGAAAACGTCAGAGGGACATACTTTGTGAGCTGTCACATTAACACGTCTGCAGAAGGTCCGTATGCCGTAGTCAGAGGATACCTGGAGACCAGAAGTACCGAGAGACCATGCGCTGTTGACACCTACCGTGGAAAAAATCGCCAAGAGGCGCCTTAAGCAAGATCCTCGACGTAGTACTACTATATTGGCGAAGGATTTCAACGTAACTGATCGAAGTCTTTTTCGGATCCTGAGAAATACACTTCAGACCAAGTTCTACAAGATTCAGAAGATTCAAGACCTTTCGATGAGGTAGCAACAAGAACGTGTAAAAGGTGTGTCTACCGACGAGAAACTCCTCACCGCACAACAGTTTGTGAACAAGCTCAACGACAGAGTTTGGTTATTGTAATATAATAGTCAAGTAAGCCTTGATTGAGAAAAGTGGAAACCTGAGAGTGGAAACGACAAGAACGTCAACGCCATCGCCTATCATCCAAAGTCTGCTAGCAAGTAGAAGATTCCGAAAACATCCTACTGGTTATGTGGAGACCCATACGATGTCAAGGAGTGCTCTTATCAAAACCGTTATTGCAGTAAGTGCAAGAAAAAGGGTCACATGGAAGGCTATTGTTCCTCCGCTGAGCAGAAGTCATCACAACCGGTCGACAAGCCAAGGAAAAAGGACACGGTCAAGTCCAAAGGCATCTTATTGGTTAAAAAAGTCGACCACTCAAAGAAACGAAAGTTTATCAAGTCTCAACGGCTTCCCGGTCCAGTTGCAACTCGACTGTGCGACGGACATCACAATAATCTTCGAGCAAcaagcaatggtgggacaaagattgcaccgagatgaaaaaaggtctaaaagcatcatacatagcattcagggatggtagttcaattgagctttatgatcagtttagggagctggaaataaaacagtctaagctgcacaaactgaaaaaaagattatactggcaaaatttcataagcacgttacccagagatccttctatgagctatctctggaatacggcccgaaaaatgcgcaataggttcgacagtaatgaggctaatgaatactctgaacgttggatctatgatttcgcgaaaaaggtatgcccagacgctgtcccatcacagcaaaaattcagcgatacaaCGGCCATTAAAGAACCAtaatttaccatgttggagttttcaattgccctcgcgtcttgcaagaacaaggctccaggaccggacaggatcaaatttaatttgatgaaaaacctgccggactcggccaagatacgatttcttaaactgtttaataagcttatcaggaacaatatgatcccgaaagcttggagacaggttaagattatcgcaatcaaaaaacCAGATAAACCTGCCGCGGATtaccgctcgtacaggccgattgcgatgctctcatgcataagcaaattgcttgaaaaaattatcctgcgtagacttgacaactgggcagaaacaactaaccaactatcagagacccagttcggctttcgtaggggcaagagccctaacgattgcctggcattgctagccacagaagcggaaatggctcttggcagcaaacaacaaatgacctcggttttcctggatatcacaggcgcatttgattcagtttcaatcgaagttctttccgagaaactgcatcaaagaggattctcccctatattgacaaactttttgatcaacctgctgtctgaaaagcatttacttttcaaccacggttcttcaataataacacgaacaagctacatgggtctcccccaaggctcctgtctgagtccgctgttgtacaacttttacatcagtgacatcgacacatgcttgacggacgacTGCACAATgtgccagttagctgacgactgcgtagtatcagtcacggcgtctCTGGCTGTAgatatgaaaaacagcctgcaaaatacgctagataatctgactagtcgggccagttgtcttggaactGAGTTCTctcttgaaaaaacggagatggtagtcttttcaaaaaagcgaccaccacgcCGTTcggagctagttctgtccggaagacccatcactcagtcacctagctttaaatatctcggagtatggtatgactctaagtgcacatgggaaaaacatgttAATTACCTGAAacaaagatgccaaccgaggatcaattttcttcggatggtaacaggaacatcatggggagcccatccagaggatttgatacgactctaccaaaccacgattttgcccgtaatagaatacggcagtatatgcttcagaggtgtcgcagcttcgcacatgctgaagctagagaggatacaataccgttgtttgcgtatcgctatAGGATGtatgcaatcgacacataccatgtctctagaggtcatagctggaatgctaccactcaaagagaggctgtcTGAGTCAGCTTTTCGTTTCCTCATTGgatcggaaatagcaaatccaatACTTATTGCGAACTAcgagaaatgtttggaagttgttcagaaaccctgtatgtcagtataccagcggttcttgaccatggagataaacccttcggttgttgctccatcccgtgagttttcaacatcgctcaacaattcttctgttgtgtttgatttgacgatgaaacaagaaatccatggaattcccgaacaccttaaaccaacagttgtgccatcaatattttcggcaaaattcggccacctcccagaacagaactcctttttcacggacggatctgcgatggatggacaatcctgatatggcgtttttaacacagatcatcacatatcccgccaactggcacagccttgcaccatatatgtagctgaattagctgccatacacaattcgctgcgaattatcgagctcaagacaccaggcaattatttcattttctcggacagcctcagttctatagaagctctccgatcgattaaaccggtcaagcacccgtcctatttccttccggataTTAGACGGaaattagaagtgctggttaaTCGGTCCTTTATTATCTACTTTGTGtaggtcccctctcattgctcaattgGCAacgaagaagctgatttattagcgaaaaggggtgccatagaaggagatatatttgatagaccgatcacctataccgagtattttcacctgcctcgacaactggccctggcaaattggcaggaaaaatgggataaaggcgatggatgcactcgatttcgcccaaagtgtctacaaaagcttggttcaaagggttagatttaactcgagatttcattccagttatttcgcgcctaatgtccaatcactatgttgcaaacgcacacctttatcgaataaacttagtcgatagtaatctgtgcgaatgtggagggtacgaagatattgatcatatagtcttcgtatgccctaagtaccacagagcaagaaccaagcttattgattctctccgaaaacataaagtgacgtttacaatgcaagtacgggatgcgcttgctagccgcaaccccgcgcttgtaatacctatttatgactttttaagagatatcaggtatcgaatttgattatctccttgcttcttcttcttatttttccaacacaacctccatcaaaaagtttcacactaattctgttccttctcttttttctttcattgatctttttagagacacatgaatcatcgcttcttactgagagacatgatccaccgaacatagatataagttttgatttctaagaGATAAGGAACAATCACACCTcaacgaatagtattaagaattgatatttactcatacagagaagaactttaattgttattgttagccgtaggtttaaatgatttgtattattaaattatatttatgaaagagaaaagatgagagggtttttacgcctgtttgaggaggaacagtcgggatacagactctactcaagctggcttctccctactccaaaagatattcggccccgttatgctttgtggttgggcctaaataaatattagtttaaaaaaaacgttGGGAAACGTTTGGCCAATCACCAATTGACTCAAGAGACTGAAGTTGTAGATGTCATTGCATCAAAAGGCCGAGTTTATGTTTCAAGCAAACCGGATCACAACCCTTCGTTTCAATTCGATCTCTGGTCAGTTCCGTTCAACACACTGATCCAGTCCGTACAGCAGAAGTTCGAGTCCTTGGTAGAGAAGCTCCGTTCCAGATTTCCTGATGTTTTTCGAAGTTTCCTTGGTCGTTGCATCAAAGCACAAGTGAAACTGTACCTCAAACCCGATTCACGCCCTGTGTATTGTCCAAAGAGACCGGTGGCCAACGATGTTCTTCCCAAAATTGACGCCGAATTACTTATCATGTTCGCTTCAccccacagcaaacataaaacagcattttcacagggaacgcattaactatttccgaatcttgtgctttcgaaaattcgaagtggtgactcgaagtcggccatttttggattcaataatGTTTCACCTTAAATAATCGAAAAAGCAAgtttttcttcataaattatCGATTAATGATCATTACGATGTTACCATATCGATGAATAATAGAAACCAGAATTGACACtttaatatttctttattgatTAACAAAAAAAGAGAAACCGGCGCACTGTTTAAAAAAATGGGCGAAATTTTGCTGAAAGCGAGCAGACAAATTGAtgcagactatctttccagggttaacTATCACTCTGAAAAATACGCACGTAAAATCCACCCGAAAAATCACGTAAGTGACAGACCTTAAGAAAATCTGCCATTTTACGTGACGTTAGTAATTTTTTCACCTAAATTTCACGTACGATTCACTGTCAATTCACGTACAATCGGTAAATGGTTTCAGTGCGTtggtatttgtgtttttttttaactttattaGTGTTAGTGCGGCTGTGGTTTGACGTTTCCGACAACGATATTTAGgtgaatttttagtatgcaaAAAAAGTCATTGTGGCGGACAAAGGACTCCTGAGCTGCTCCAGTTAAATCAATATTGGAAAACACGCAATGTTAGTAGTCAGAATAATATTCATATTAACAAAAAACATATAAATCTTTTGAATTTTCAGTTGGTAAAATCTTTCCGGAACGATTGCAATCGTCAACTGTCAGTTTCGAGCAGAACACCTCCAGTACCAGCTGCGGATGAACAGCTGGCAATCGTTCCGGCCAGTCCTGTTTCTCTTCTATCGGAAATGTCGATTCGGGACAAGtaattattttttgatattgggaaataaattttatttatcaTATGCGGCGTGTATTCTATTTACTTAAAGATCACGTGGATTCCATCTAGAACACGcaaaaagtacgtgaaaatcaTGTGGGGTTTATGCGCTTAATTTATGGTTCACCTAAATATCACGTAAAAAGGTACGTACACACTGACACATGGTCGGCTTTCGAGAAACCggcaaaagttacgtgaaaaAAGGTGGATGAGAATCAGTCACTTTTTCCTGTAAATTttacgtgcatttttttcagagtgtataaAAGACCCTCAACTCTTTTCAGGGTGCCAATCAAGAATACAGAAAGTACTAAAATGATAAATTTAATATTAATCCCATCCGTTCTATCAAGCCTGCATAATGAACATATTGGGTAAACTTATTTTACATCAAAATGTTTCAATCCTGTGCTACAGTTTGATCATAATTTTCGCAGAGTGCTGTTTACATTAGTTTTACGTACTCACCCCTTCAAAATAGATTTTATTGCCACGCCTGAGTTTGATATCCAAATTTACTGACATTTTATATCCTTTCTAGAGCTACTGAAAAGAACAAATCACCTCTAGTTTTGTAACATTTTTCGTaatttttgttccagttttaattattatgttccggtttttgttttgtttttatgatTTCTGCTGTTTTCTGATAGAACTCTGTGAACGAGTTCTCTCTCATTTAATCAATCAAATTCGATTTTAGACCAGTGTTCCCAAGGCTGAACAATTCTTATTGCATTATTCTCGATTTCTCTCGTTCGCTTCCAGAAACGTCAGTAAAAAGCCATCACTAACACATGAACAAAATCCCATTGGAGAAGCCATGTGTTTTTAAACCGAACAAAAACAGCGCAGGAAAATAATCTTCGCAATAGTTTTGTAACAAGGTTTTAAGAAAAATGACTACAGAAACGGAAACGACACCAGTCTTTCTGAAGCTTAACGTAGAAGAAGAACCCGAACTTGGGGTGACGGAAATCGAATCGATGTGCGTAAATTGTTATGAGAATGTAAGTAGTTCTATTAAAAATTACGCAGTACGCACCATGCTGGAAGTGAACGTAACTTTGAAACTCCTACACAGGGCATCACGCGTCTTCTGCTAACGCACATCCCATTCTACAAGGATGTAGTGATAATGTCCTTCTCCTGTGAACAGTGTGGCTTCGAGAATAACGAAATCCAACCAGGCGGTGAGATTGCTGCGCGTGGAATTCGCATTACGGCCACAATAAGCCAGCTGGAAGACTTGAACCGGCGCGTGGTAAAATCGGACTTCTCCAGTGTTCGGATAGAGGAACTGGATTTCGAAATTTCCGCTCAGTCGCAGAAGGGAGAAGTTACTACGGTCGAGGGTATCATCGATCGGGCAGTGCGCGGTTTGGAGCAGGATCAGTCGGTCCGCCGGATACAGCACCCGGAGGCGGCCGACCAGATAGATGCATTTGCTGAGAAACTCAAGCAGCTGAAAGATATGGCCAAACCTTTCACGATAATTGTCGAAGACATTTCGGGGAATAGCTTCGTGGAGAATCCATTCGTGCCCAATCCAGATCCGAGTTTGAGTATATCGCACTTCAAGAGAACTAAGGAGCAAAATCACTTGCTGGGTATTTTCAATCACGATGAGGTGGATGACTCGTTTTCTAGCAAGTCGGCAGTTGTTCCAGAAGAGGAGGACAAATTGCTCAAACCGATTGCCGAAGATGCTTGGCCTCTGGAAGAGCTGCACGGAGAAGTTCTGCAGTTTCAAACAAACTGTCCGGAGTGTGCCGCATCGTGTGTGACAAATATGAAGCTAACAAAGATTCCCCACTTCAAGGAGGTTGTCATTATGGCCACGGTTTGCGATAATTGTGGTTCCAGAACGAACGAAGTCAAACCAGGCGGAGGAATCGAAGAGCAGGGAGTCAAAATCGAGGTAACCGTTCGGGGAAAGGTTGACTTTTCGCGTGATGTACTCGAGTCGGAATCGTGCAAACTGTATATCCGCGAACTGGAATGCGAGGTGGGAGGCGGTGCACTTGGCGGACGTTTTACCACAATCGAAGGTTTACTGACGGCGATGAAAGAACAGCTGGTGGAGAGTACCGGCATGTTTATGGATTCCAACGACGAAAAGACGAAGAACAGGATGGATGTATTCTTTGGCCACCTGGATGCCGC
It includes:
- the LOC129720193 gene encoding zinc finger protein ZPR1, with the translated sequence MTTETETTPVFLKLNVEEEPELGVTEIESMCVNCYENGITRLLLTHIPFYKDVVIMSFSCEQCGFENNEIQPGGEIAARGIRITATISQLEDLNRRVVKSDFSSVRIEELDFEISAQSQKGEVTTVEGIIDRAVRGLEQDQSVRRIQHPEAADQIDAFAEKLKQLKDMAKPFTIIVEDISGNSFVENPFVPNPDPSLSISHFKRTKEQNHLLGIFNHDEVDDSFSSKSAVVPEEEDKLLKPIAEDAWPLEELHGEVLQFQTNCPECAASCVTNMKLTKIPHFKEVVIMATVCDNCGSRTNEVKPGGGIEEQGVKIEVTVRGKVDFSRDVLESESCKLYIRELECEVGGGALGGRFTTIEGLLTAMKEQLVESTGMFMDSNDEKTKNRMDVFFGHLDAAIEGSKQLTIVLDDPTGNSYVQSLNDDGTPDEALRIIKYHRSHEQNEELGLNDMKTENYEEDSVNDKKNEN